Genomic window (Pirellulaceae bacterium):
GGAGTGTGGAGGCACATCGAGCTGAGTGCCCGAATTCCCATCGATCAACAACACATCAACGTTGTAAGCACAGTCAGATCCAATCACCCGCTCCGACGTAATTTGAAAACGCGGAAAAGGAGCCGCCGGCCACGTTACTGGGTATTCGGGAGCAACTAATAAGGAATGGTCGACAAATCGCGACTCTTGCGCCGCAACATCGTTGAACCGCCCCCACAAGACCAAGGTGATCGCGAAGACCAATCGAAGGGCCCATCGGTCAACGGAAATGCTCGACATCATTTCTCACCTCCCTCCGCAATAACAGGATTGGTTAGCGCCCCGATCGATTCAATCTCGATGCTCACCGTATCCCCCGGCTGTAAGAAAACAGGCGGATCCATAGCGCCTCCAACTCCATGAGGCGTTCCAGTCAAGATCACCGTCCCAGCTGCCAGTCGCGTGCTACCGCTGAGAAACTCAATCAACGTGGGCACGTCAAAGATCATGTCATTGGTGTTCCAATCCTGCATCGACTTACCATTCAGAATGGTTTTGATCCCCAATGCGTTTGGGTCAGGAATCTGATCGGATGTCACGAGACACGGACCCAAGGGACAGAAAGTGGCAAACGTTTTGCCACGGCACCATTGGCTTCCACCATATTTCAGCTGCCAGTCACGAGCACTCACATCGTTAGCACAGGTGTAACCTAAGACATAATCGAGCGCATCCGCCTTCGACACGTTATGGCAAGTCTTCCCGATTACTACAGCCAGTTCGCACTCATAATCAACCGAATCACTTGGCAGTTTTCTCGGAAGAACAATGGGATCACCAGGATGTTGCAACGCACCACTGTTTTTCATGAAAACAATAGGCCATTCCGGAATTGGCTGCTTTCCCTCTGCCGCATGCCGGCGGTAGTTGAGTCCGATA
Coding sequences:
- a CDS encoding fumarylacetoacetate hydrolase family protein; the encoded protein is MRIVRLETGSGDCCYGKQHEDGRVTRLVGDPFGDLEDTGETVEVRKLLAPIEPRDIFCIGLNYRRHAAEGKQPIPEWPIVFMKNSGALQHPGDPIVLPRKLPSDSVDYECELAVVIGKTCHNVSKADALDYVLGYTCANDVSARDWQLKYGGSQWCRGKTFATFCPLGPCLVTSDQIPDPNALGIKTILNGKSMQDWNTNDMIFDVPTLIEFLSGSTRLAAGTVILTGTPHGVGGAMDPPVFLQPGDTVSIEIESIGALTNPVIAEGGEK